One Cervus canadensis isolate Bull #8, Minnesota chromosome 31, ASM1932006v1, whole genome shotgun sequence genomic region harbors:
- the NEIL3 gene encoding endonuclease 8-like 3, which yields MVEGPGCTLNGEKIRARVRPGQAVTDVRGRELQGLGGSGSSPAASGPVGSSQAAALNNNKNSSQDFLRLFNGHVYSGVETLGKELFMYFGPKALRIHFGMKGSLVINPLASKNKNGVSPVFEVQLTKDLICFFDSSVEIRNSTESQQRIRVMEELDVCSPRFSFSRAESEVKKQKGRMLCDVLMDQKVLPGVGNIIKNEALFDSGLHPSVKVCQLTDEQIHHLVKMIRDFSILFYRCCKVGSALSKYYKVYKRPNCGQCCCKITVCRLGENNRMTYFCPHCQKENPQHVDICMLPVRNTAVSWPCSREGHLKECVAQKSEEQWTCEVCTLINKPSSKTCDACLTSRPADSVLKNKGNPIVFNNLVKYPCNSFAKPKAKVKINRKTAFGTTTLVLTDFSNKSSALEREESQNHIPDGEFPSPPPNMCGSDTLNTSKERTNCGSQPSNKVNISPVVCSQYKLFSPAHKKLKTTHYSSPDLKSCNPGFSNSEPQSNMTDGPCSLNAGSPRCSKHGRPCALRVVRKGGENKGRHFYACPLPREAQCGFFEWADLSFPFCNHGKRTIMRTVLKIGPNNGKNFFVCPLGKEKQCNFFQWAPNGPGINIIPGC from the exons GCTGCTGcactgaataataataaaaattccagTCAGGATTTCTTGAGACTGTTTAATGGACATGTTTACAGTGGTGTGGAAACTTTGGGGAAGGAGCTCTTCATGTACTTTGGGCCAAAAGCTTTACG GATTCATTTTGGAATGAAAGGCTCGCTTGTGATTAATCCACTTGCGTCTAAAAATAAGAATGGAGTTTCTCCTGTTTTTGAAGTACAGCTCACCAAAGATCTGATTTGTTTCTTTGACTCATCAGTAGAAATCAG AAACTCAACAGAAAGCCAACAGAGAATAAGAGTGATGGAAGAATTAGATGTATGTTCACCTAGATTTAGTTTCTCcagagcagaaagtgaagtgaaaaaacagaaaggacgGATGCTATGTGACGTGTTAATGGATCAGAAAGTGTTGCCTGGGGTGGGAAACATCATCAAAAATGAAGCTCTCTTTGACAGTGGTCTCCATCCCTCTGTCAAa gtTTGTCAGTTAACAGATGAACAGATCCATCACCTTGTGAAAATGATACGTGATTTCAGCATTCTTTTTTACAGG tgCTGCAAAGTGGGATCTGCTCTCTCTAAATACTATAAGGTTTACAAGCGTCCAAACTGTGGTCAGTGTTGCTGCAAAATAACTGTGTGTCGCTTAGGGGAGAATAACAGAATGACATATTTCTGTCCTCACTGTCAGAAGGAAAATCCTCAGCATGTTGACATATG CATGCTGCCAGTTAGAAACACTGCAGTCAGTTGGCCTTGTAGCAGAGAGGGTCATCTTAAGGAATGTGTGGCCCAGAAATCTGAAGAGCAGTGGACATGCGAGGTCTGTACTCTAATAAATAAGCCGTCTTCTAAGACATGTGATGCTTGCCTGACTTCAAGGCCTGCAG ATTCAGTACTCAAGAATAAAGGAAATCCTATTGTCTTTAACAACTTAGTGAAATACCCTTGTAATAGCTTTGCAAAACCGAAGGCAAAAGTGAAGATCAACAGGAAGACTGCATTTGGAACCACAACTCTTGTTTTGACGGATTTCAGCAATAAGTCCAGTGctttggaaagagaagaaagccaaAATCATATACCAGATGGGGAGTTTCCAAGCCCTCCTCCTAACATGTGTGGTAGTGATACACTGAACACCTCCAAGGagagaacaaactgtggaagtcAACCATCTAACAAAGTAAATATATCACCTGTAGTCTGCTCTCAGTATAAATTATTTAGTCCagcacataaaaaattaaaaacaacccaCTACTCATCACCGGATCTTAAAAGTTGCAACCCTGGATTTTCTAACAG TGAACCTCAAAGCAATATGACAGATGGTCCTTGTTCGTTAAATGCCGGCAGTCCCCGCTGCAGTAAACACGGCCGCCCCTGCGCTCTCCGAGTGGTGAGGAAGGGTGGAGAAAACAAGGGCAGGCACTTCTATGCTTGTCCTCTACCGAGAGAAGCACAGTGCGGATTTTTTGAA TGGGCGGATTTGTCCTTCCCATTCTGCAACCATGGCAAACGCACCATCATGAGAACAGTGTTGAAAATTGGACCGAATAATGGAAAGAATTTTTTTGTGTGCCCTCTTGGGAAGGAAAAACAGTGCAATTTTTTCCAGTGGGCCCCAAATGGGCCAGGAATAAACATTATTCCAGGATGCTAG